From a region of the Chondrinema litorale genome:
- a CDS encoding two-component regulator propeller domain-containing protein has protein sequence MKFYTLFFLLLSQITLAQIKFTHITVNEGLSQSAVHNFTQDSKGYLWVATRDGLNRYDGSNFKVFKHDETDENSIANNIVWAVCADPKGGVWALTSLGVSYYNSFEEKFYNYFPSNLSQDQPTAYTLNIFNETLLIANSQGFITYHIPSNKLTNHELFKNKEVYFANPLDENTCIIGSEIGTYLYKDNQFLPFLQNKFKICKAFYKQKNEVLLTTDTSLYVLDTSLKIQKQIQFTEVVFDNRKSITDDRKSITKDSEGRIWLSCNNTGIYIFNQDYAKFKLLVSDKFDHYSISANNPLTLFTTKDSTVWVGTNGFGIDKYNQHETSINTINFNPYNNNALTNQYMSGLYVKNGKLYAGSEKHIDVFDFKQYPPIKTNSLNFSNLNCGLVYKILPAKKSNNLFIGTQKGVYELIDGVKPILRIKDVIATNLAHLQNGKILVGPVDKEIGLIIYDPEIRTHNELDLIPKDEAVRSFLVEKDDIWVGTDKAIYKLNKTLDDAEVFLKDDLPYPKQIMNIYRDSKDVLWVGTWSDGVYQYNPEKNNFAPFALNEQLPNKSIYGILEDNNQNIWMSSNNGLICFRREKNHLIRFSASQGLQSNEFNTGSFYKSENGKLFFGGINGLSYFQPEELLSNTSSTRLFFTNIWINQEKIKKQDWLNKKLELSHDENNIKLDYSFVSYNATSPIYYRYKLNKNDTTYINNGNLNFINLTNLQPGEYEIIINSTDAYGQWKEETASFQISINNPIWVRPWFIAIGLSVLIFGGIVYNNFRVQNYQKQNDKLEKAVKERTFQISEQNNEIQAQNEELTAQSNMLSEQNDLLENQRSELLELKNSLEKRVKDRTEDLYNKNEELLIQNQQLEQFNYITSHNLKGPISSLRGLLSLLPSLTSNIANEIVEKIKISVEKLDVIVNDLASIIEMKHSQEELIEISITETLNQVRQDIEKECIDKKVDLKIEYDDEFVIHGIRAYLHSIFYNLIHNGIKYRKMKEGEDFVYVHCYRQNENVNIKVSDNGIGIDMQYAGDKIFRLFQRFNNTHEGKGIGLYMTKVQVESMKGTIMLESAKGIGTTIILNFPLIDKDNS, from the coding sequence ATGAAATTTTATACCTTATTTTTTTTACTACTATCACAAATAACTCTTGCCCAAATCAAATTTACGCACATTACAGTTAATGAGGGTTTAAGTCAATCTGCTGTCCATAACTTTACACAAGATAGTAAGGGATATCTTTGGGTTGCCACCAGAGATGGTCTTAATCGATATGATGGAAGCAACTTTAAAGTTTTTAAACACGACGAAACTGATGAAAATAGTATTGCTAATAATATAGTTTGGGCTGTTTGCGCAGATCCCAAAGGAGGAGTTTGGGCTTTAACTTCGCTAGGAGTTAGCTACTATAACTCTTTCGAAGAGAAATTTTATAATTACTTCCCTTCAAATCTAAGTCAAGACCAACCAACTGCTTATACACTTAATATTTTTAACGAGACTCTATTAATTGCAAACTCACAAGGCTTTATCACTTATCACATACCTTCAAACAAATTGACAAATCATGAACTGTTTAAAAATAAAGAAGTATACTTTGCAAATCCGTTAGATGAAAATACTTGCATAATAGGCTCGGAAATAGGAACTTATCTATATAAAGACAATCAGTTTCTACCTTTTCTTCAAAATAAGTTCAAAATCTGTAAGGCTTTTTATAAGCAAAAAAATGAAGTGCTACTCACCACAGATACTAGCTTATATGTTTTAGATACTTCGCTTAAGATTCAAAAACAAATTCAATTTACCGAAGTTGTGTTCGACAATAGAAAAAGTATTACAGATGATAGAAAAAGTATAACCAAAGACTCAGAAGGCAGAATTTGGTTGAGTTGTAACAATACAGGTATTTATATTTTTAATCAGGATTATGCTAAGTTTAAACTATTGGTATCAGATAAATTTGATCATTATAGTATCTCTGCAAACAACCCATTAACTTTATTTACTACTAAAGATAGTACCGTTTGGGTTGGTACCAACGGATTTGGTATTGACAAATACAACCAACACGAAACTTCCATTAACACTATCAATTTTAATCCTTATAATAACAATGCGCTTACAAACCAATATATGTCTGGTTTGTATGTAAAAAATGGAAAACTCTATGCTGGTTCAGAAAAGCATATAGATGTATTCGATTTTAAGCAGTATCCACCTATAAAAACAAATAGTCTAAATTTTTCTAATCTTAATTGTGGTCTTGTCTATAAGATTTTACCTGCTAAAAAAAGTAATAACTTATTTATAGGCACTCAAAAAGGTGTTTATGAACTAATCGACGGAGTAAAACCTATTTTAAGAATTAAAGATGTAATTGCAACCAATCTGGCCCATTTACAAAACGGCAAAATATTGGTCGGACCTGTTGATAAAGAAATAGGCCTGATTATTTATGATCCAGAAATTCGAACGCATAATGAGCTTGATTTAATCCCAAAAGATGAGGCAGTAAGAAGTTTTTTAGTAGAGAAAGATGATATTTGGGTTGGTACTGATAAAGCTATTTACAAATTAAATAAAACTTTAGATGATGCTGAAGTTTTCTTAAAAGATGATCTTCCTTACCCAAAGCAGATCATGAATATTTATAGAGACTCTAAAGATGTTTTGTGGGTAGGAACTTGGAGTGATGGTGTATATCAATATAATCCTGAGAAGAATAATTTTGCCCCTTTTGCTCTCAATGAACAATTACCTAACAAAAGTATTTATGGCATTTTAGAAGACAACAACCAGAACATCTGGATGTCTTCAAATAATGGATTGATCTGTTTTAGAAGAGAAAAAAATCATTTAATTCGCTTCTCTGCATCACAAGGGCTTCAAAGCAATGAGTTTAATACTGGCTCATTCTATAAATCTGAAAACGGCAAATTATTTTTTGGAGGTATTAATGGTTTAAGTTATTTCCAACCAGAAGAATTGTTGTCTAATACTAGTTCTACAAGATTGTTTTTTACGAATATTTGGATCAATCAAGAGAAAATTAAAAAACAAGACTGGCTAAATAAAAAACTAGAATTATCTCACGACGAAAATAATATAAAATTAGACTATAGTTTTGTATCGTATAATGCTACTTCTCCTATCTATTATCGCTACAAACTAAATAAAAATGACACTACCTATATAAATAACGGAAATTTAAATTTTATTAATCTTACCAATCTTCAACCTGGAGAATACGAAATAATAATAAACTCTACAGATGCTTATGGACAATGGAAAGAGGAAACCGCTTCTTTTCAGATATCAATTAACAACCCAATTTGGGTTAGACCTTGGTTTATTGCAATTGGTTTATCTGTGTTGATATTTGGCGGTATAGTTTATAATAACTTTCGCGTACAAAATTATCAGAAACAAAATGACAAACTCGAAAAGGCAGTAAAGGAGCGAACTTTTCAAATATCTGAACAAAACAACGAAATTCAGGCGCAAAACGAAGAACTTACTGCCCAAAGTAATATGCTATCAGAACAGAATGATTTACTCGAAAATCAACGATCTGAACTACTAGAGTTAAAAAATTCATTAGAAAAAAGGGTTAAAGACAGAACTGAAGATTTATACAATAAGAATGAAGAACTCTTAATTCAAAATCAGCAATTAGAACAATTTAATTATATCACTAGCCACAATTTAAAAGGCCCTATCTCAAGCTTAAGAGGTTTATTGAGTTTACTACCTTCTTTAACAAGTAACATAGCCAATGAAATAGTTGAAAAGATAAAAATCAGTGTAGAAAAATTGGATGTAATTGTTAATGATCTGGCATCAATTATAGAAATGAAGCACTCTCAAGAAGAACTTATTGAGATTAGCATAACAGAAACCCTTAACCAAGTAAGACAAGATATTGAAAAAGAATGCATAGATAAAAAGGTGGATCTGAAAATTGAGTACGACGATGAATTTGTTATCCATGGAATTAGGGCATACTTACACAGCATTTTTTACAATTTAATTCACAACGGAATTAAATATCGTAAAATGAAAGAAGGAGAAGATTTCGTTTATGTACACTGTTATCGCCAAAATGAAAATGTAAATATTAAAGTTTCAGATAACGGTATAGGCATAGACATGCAATATGCAGGAGATAAAATATTCAGACTCTTCCAAAGATTTAATAATACCCACGAAGGCAAAGGAATTGGTTTATACATGACCAAAGTTCAAGTAGAAAGTATGAAAGGTACAATAATGCTTGAAAGTGCAAAAGGTATAGGCACCACTATTATTTTAAATTTTCCATTGATAGATAAAGATAATAGCTGA
- a CDS encoding M14 family metallopeptidase, with amino-acid sequence MLNIKTTTFFHKAMMLASLMLLGSAASLLAQKVPSPEDVYGFKVGTDYKLADYDQIQDYLEKLDQASDRIKKIEIGTTVLGRPMYLMFISTKENLDQLDKWKDISTKLARAKIDDKEAQKLSQDGKAIVWIDGGMHSTELAHGQMTSELAYTLATSETPEMQKIRENVITLLMPVMNPDGLDIVVNWYRENLGTPYETSRPPILYHYYMGHDNNRDWFMNNMPETYNVTKVLYREWYPQIVYNHHQSSPAWTKISIPPYADPVNPNIHPAVTAGVSEVGSAMSRRFSLEHMPGAVADNVYTMFWNGGGRTVPYYHNMIGILTETGHTTPTPRYYDPEKLPKYVAGGIPTDGTDIMYPDPWKGGESHFRDAVDYMLTATWAVLDIAADRRTNYLYNIYRMGKDAIEKGNTEAPFAYIISKDQWDSFEAVNLVNVLMQGGIEVEQASADFELNGKNFKKGSYIIYAGQAFRPYLIDLMEKQNYPTRFQYPGGPPDTPYDLAGWTLPMQMGIAIEKVPTSFKVSSKPVSEKASYYEGDVSGSASFGYALSVNTNASVAVANKILKAGGKAYKSGTTFKAGKSDFPAGSYIVSGDKDLISSLSKEYGLTFTGVSAKPDVELSEIHLPKVGLYKSWQANMDEGWTRFVMDEYAFDADTLHDTDLRSEDLSQYDAIILPSQRAESILHGHTIQEMPEKYVGGIGLEGTLALEKYVKNGGIILAFDAASDFVIEQFGLPLRNAVARASSNDFFIPGSLIKAVVDTSKPLAYGMQDTVAVSFNRSRAFEIDKQRKSGEGGKEEIKDAPAPEIEVIASYAPKDLLMSGWALGADKNIANKPAMVQAKYGEGKIILYAFRPQFRAQPRGTYKLIFNAIYEGAAE; translated from the coding sequence ATGCTAAATATTAAAACTACAACCTTTTTTCACAAAGCTATGATGCTGGCATCCCTCATGTTATTGGGCAGCGCTGCTTCATTACTAGCTCAAAAGGTACCATCACCAGAAGATGTATATGGCTTTAAAGTTGGTACCGACTACAAACTTGCAGACTACGATCAAATTCAAGATTACCTCGAAAAACTCGACCAGGCATCTGATAGAATCAAAAAAATTGAGATAGGAACAACTGTACTTGGTCGCCCAATGTATTTGATGTTTATCTCAACTAAAGAAAATCTAGATCAATTAGATAAATGGAAAGACATTAGTACCAAACTAGCCAGAGCTAAAATTGATGATAAAGAAGCTCAAAAGCTATCGCAAGATGGTAAAGCTATAGTTTGGATTGATGGTGGTATGCACTCTACCGAATTAGCTCACGGACAAATGACTTCGGAACTAGCTTATACTTTAGCAACTTCTGAAACACCTGAGATGCAAAAAATTCGTGAAAATGTAATTACGCTTTTAATGCCAGTAATGAATCCAGACGGTTTAGACATTGTAGTAAACTGGTACCGCGAAAACTTGGGGACTCCTTATGAGACTTCTCGTCCTCCTATTTTGTATCACTACTACATGGGGCACGACAACAACCGTGACTGGTTTATGAACAACATGCCAGAAACCTATAATGTAACTAAAGTACTTTACCGTGAGTGGTACCCACAAATAGTTTATAACCACCACCAATCTTCTCCGGCTTGGACAAAAATCTCTATTCCACCATATGCAGACCCAGTAAACCCAAACATTCACCCAGCAGTAACAGCAGGTGTAAGTGAAGTAGGTTCTGCTATGTCTAGAAGATTTTCATTAGAGCACATGCCTGGTGCAGTTGCTGACAACGTGTACACAATGTTCTGGAATGGTGGAGGTCGCACGGTGCCTTACTACCATAACATGATTGGTATCTTAACAGAAACTGGACATACAACTCCAACTCCTCGTTATTACGACCCAGAAAAACTGCCAAAATATGTAGCTGGTGGTATTCCTACAGATGGAACAGATATTATGTATCCTGACCCTTGGAAAGGTGGTGAGTCTCACTTCCGCGATGCAGTAGACTATATGCTTACAGCTACTTGGGCTGTATTAGACATCGCAGCAGATAGAAGAACAAACTACCTGTACAACATATATAGAATGGGTAAAGATGCTATTGAAAAAGGAAACACTGAAGCTCCTTTTGCATACATTATTAGCAAAGACCAATGGGATTCTTTTGAAGCCGTTAATTTGGTAAATGTTTTAATGCAAGGTGGTATCGAAGTGGAACAAGCATCTGCCGACTTTGAATTAAATGGTAAAAACTTCAAAAAAGGTTCTTACATTATCTATGCAGGACAAGCTTTCCGTCCGTATTTAATTGACCTGATGGAGAAACAAAATTACCCTACAAGATTTCAATATCCAGGTGGACCTCCAGACACTCCTTACGATTTAGCTGGTTGGACTTTACCAATGCAAATGGGCATTGCAATTGAAAAAGTGCCTACTTCATTTAAAGTATCTAGCAAGCCGGTTTCAGAAAAAGCATCTTATTACGAAGGTGATGTTTCTGGAAGTGCTTCTTTCGGATATGCACTTAGCGTAAATACAAATGCTTCTGTAGCTGTTGCTAACAAAATATTAAAGGCTGGTGGCAAAGCTTACAAAAGTGGTACAACTTTTAAAGCGGGTAAATCAGACTTCCCTGCTGGTTCATACATCGTTTCTGGTGATAAAGATTTAATCAGTTCTTTATCTAAAGAATATGGTCTCACATTTACAGGAGTTTCAGCTAAACCAGATGTTGAACTTTCTGAGATACATTTACCAAAAGTTGGCTTATACAAAAGTTGGCAAGCAAACATGGACGAAGGTTGGACAAGATTTGTGATGGATGAGTACGCTTTTGATGCTGATACTTTACACGATACAGACTTACGTTCAGAAGATTTATCTCAATACGATGCAATTATTTTACCTTCGCAAAGAGCCGAATCTATTTTACACGGCCACACAATTCAAGAAATGCCAGAAAAATATGTTGGCGGAATCGGTCTTGAAGGTACATTGGCTTTAGAAAAATATGTAAAAAATGGCGGAATTATATTGGCATTTGATGCAGCAAGTGATTTTGTGATTGAGCAGTTTGGGCTTCCTTTAAGAAATGCTGTAGCAAGAGCTAGTAGCAACGACTTTTTTATTCCAGGTTCTTTAATTAAAGCGGTAGTTGATACCTCTAAACCACTAGCTTACGGTATGCAAGATACTGTAGCCGTTTCTTTTAATCGCAGCCGTGCTTTTGAAATCGATAAACAAAGAAAATCTGGCGAAGGTGGTAAAGAAGAGATCAAAGATGCACCTGCTCCAGAAATAGAGGTTATTGCTAGTTACGCTCCAAAAGATTTATTGATGAGCGGATGGGCATTAGGTGCTGATAAAAACATTGCAAACAAGCCAGCAATGGTTCAAGCAAAATATGGCGAAGGCAAAATAATACTATATGCTTTCCGCCCTCAATTTAGAGCGCAACCAAGAGGCACTTATAAGCTAATATTTAATGCTATTTATGAAGGTGCTGCTGAATAA
- a CDS encoding VOC family protein encodes MSTHQEVFSHAASILPVSHIDEAIVFYTEKLGFHLNFTWNEPVDYAILKRGEVNIHLSRRKDAPKPDSMYSSIYIFVHDAEVVYNDFKSKGVSIVSPLCETDYGMKEFDIKDTEGYVLSFGESL; translated from the coding sequence ATGTCAACCCATCAAGAAGTTTTCTCACATGCTGCGAGTATTTTACCTGTTTCTCATATCGATGAAGCGATTGTTTTTTATACTGAAAAACTGGGTTTTCATTTAAACTTTACTTGGAATGAACCCGTTGATTATGCCATTTTAAAAAGGGGAGAAGTAAATATTCATTTATCAAGAAGAAAAGATGCTCCTAAACCAGATAGTATGTATTCTTCCATCTACATTTTTGTTCACGATGCTGAGGTCGTCTATAATGATTTTAAATCGAAAGGAGTAAGTATAGTGAGCCCATTATGTGAAACAGATTATGGTATGAAAGAATTTGATATAAAAGATACTGAGGGATATGTATTAAGTTTTGGCGAAAGTTTGTAG
- a CDS encoding helix-turn-helix domain-containing protein, which yields MNHLILLDNYSLFYGSNPTPIRNHGHPTIQLVISEEEPFKSKNAEGHWVDKQGLLIAPNHKHECDAQNIKLLSLDIDPESLLGEWIVQNYLKEQNVIDYPFERNKTFDFTQLAKWIETKNWTVVNKMVNDFFYFQKTELELEKDERIDKVQAYIAENIHNEITTSILADLVHLSESRLVHLFKEKMGLPIRNYILWYRLKLSISELQRGCSLTQAALTAGFFDQSHFTRTFVNMMGIAPSTLMNNSKFVQVSIPK from the coding sequence ATGAATCATCTTATTCTGTTGGATAATTATTCTTTATTTTATGGAAGCAATCCGACTCCAATAAGAAATCATGGGCATCCAACTATTCAGTTAGTAATTTCAGAAGAAGAACCTTTTAAATCAAAAAATGCAGAAGGGCATTGGGTAGATAAGCAAGGTTTGCTAATTGCACCAAACCACAAACACGAATGTGATGCCCAAAATATTAAGCTACTAAGTTTAGATATTGATCCCGAATCTTTATTGGGTGAGTGGATTGTTCAAAACTATTTGAAAGAGCAGAACGTCATTGACTATCCATTTGAAAGAAATAAAACTTTTGATTTCACTCAATTAGCAAAGTGGATAGAAACTAAAAATTGGACAGTAGTTAATAAAATGGTGAATGATTTTTTTTACTTTCAAAAAACTGAGCTTGAGTTAGAAAAAGACGAGCGGATTGACAAAGTACAAGCTTATATTGCTGAAAATATTCACAATGAAATAACAACATCTATTCTGGCAGATTTGGTGCATTTAAGTGAAAGTAGATTGGTGCATTTATTCAAAGAAAAAATGGGTTTGCCAATAAGAAACTATATACTTTGGTATAGGCTAAAGCTTTCTATTTCTGAACTACAACGTGGGTGTTCGCTCACCCAAGCTGCGCTTACTGCCGGTTTTTTTGACCAATCTCATTTTACTAGAACATTTGTAAATATGATGGGAATTGCTCCTTCAACTCTAATGAATAATAGCAAATTCGTACAAGTTTCTATTCCAAAATAG
- a CDS encoding MBL fold metallo-hydrolase — translation MKNTLRLILFLVILSACNAHQPVRSAYNLPEFTQLESWSNLKSPQIDSFKILHTGAVKVPLKGMLNIEKLPENHGMDEMIWVDVFAYLFHHKTKGWYLIDTGLDSSFQDNGNIKGLLASNYIKESRQQKGENIGSQLKRENKDIKGIFLTHLHGDHTAGLPEINPCIPKYVGSGEEYLYLPTFYHSNHLSEKDSLKEISWEYAEVIKPLEKVVDIFGDQSFFAISTPGHSNSHTSYLLNTSSGLILLTGDASHTKYGFENNIEPGWITDQQQAENSLSQLISFMQMYPETRVIYGHQK, via the coding sequence ATGAAAAACACTTTAAGGCTTATACTATTTTTAGTAATTCTTTCAGCATGTAATGCGCATCAACCAGTTAGATCCGCATATAATTTACCTGAGTTTACACAGTTGGAGAGTTGGTCTAATTTGAAATCACCTCAAATAGATTCTTTTAAAATTTTGCATACAGGTGCTGTAAAAGTTCCACTTAAAGGTATGCTCAATATCGAAAAACTTCCAGAAAACCATGGAATGGATGAAATGATTTGGGTTGATGTTTTTGCTTATTTATTCCATCATAAAACCAAAGGTTGGTACTTAATTGATACAGGTTTAGATAGTTCTTTTCAAGACAATGGTAATATTAAAGGCTTATTGGCCAGTAATTATATTAAAGAAAGCAGGCAACAAAAAGGTGAAAATATTGGCAGCCAATTAAAAAGGGAAAACAAAGATATTAAAGGCATATTTCTAACACATTTGCACGGTGACCATACAGCTGGTTTGCCAGAGATTAATCCTTGTATTCCAAAGTATGTAGGAAGCGGAGAGGAGTATTTGTATTTACCTACATTCTATCATTCGAACCATTTAAGTGAAAAAGATTCACTAAAAGAAATAAGTTGGGAGTATGCTGAGGTAATTAAGCCTCTAGAAAAAGTAGTTGATATTTTCGGCGATCAATCTTTTTTTGCCATTAGTACACCGGGACATTCTAATAGCCATACATCTTACCTTTTAAATACTTCATCCGGATTGATTTTGCTAACTGGAGATGCGAGCCACACCAAATATGGTTTTGAAAATAACATAGAACCCGGTTGGATTACAGATCAACAACAAGCAGAAAATAGCCTTTCTCAACTGATTAGTTTTATGCAAATGTACCCTGAAACAAGAGTGATTTATGGGCATCAGAAATAA
- a CDS encoding YciI family protein yields MKEFALIFRLSNMEDFKPSPEQMQERMNWLGSIAAQNKLADKGNTLLPMAGSAKTVKPDNVVTDGPFTEIKEFISGYVVVKAETIEEAVSMAKENPIFKIGGNIEVREVLKKD; encoded by the coding sequence ATGAAAGAATTCGCATTAATTTTCAGACTTAGCAACATGGAAGATTTTAAACCTTCACCAGAGCAAATGCAGGAGAGAATGAACTGGCTAGGGAGTATCGCTGCTCAAAACAAATTGGCCGACAAGGGAAATACATTGTTACCGATGGCTGGAAGTGCCAAAACTGTAAAGCCAGATAATGTGGTAACCGATGGGCCTTTTACAGAAATTAAAGAGTTTATCAGCGGCTATGTGGTTGTAAAAGCTGAGACTATTGAAGAAGCTGTAAGCATGGCTAAAGAAAATCCCATTTTTAAAATTGGTGGAAATATTGAAGTGAGAGAGGTTTTAAAAAAAGATTAA
- a CDS encoding RNA polymerase sigma factor: MEKEHSKELLPHLFRQEHAKMIAVLCSHFGLRHIELAEDFVSDTFLKASELWAIEGIPENPTAWLYTVAKNKTRDYFKHLSVFESKITHEFSTREITYFQEIEIDNSTITDSQLAMIFAVCNPINSKESQICLALQILCGFSVEEISNAFLVPKETIKKRLFRARKNLRIDQFKITQLDEKAILERYDVVLKTLYLLFNEGYYSKSGNHLIRKELCLEALRLALLLNQNTLTDSLQLNALIALMCFQSSRLEARTDQFGDSILYENQNRALWDKALIDKGNYFLVNACGNKDSEKVSKYHLEAGIAYWHTSNDKHKWQHILHFYNQLLVMEYSPAAALNRTFALAKVYGNKKAVEETSKLGLENNSYFHALCGYLYAEVDIAQAINHYTKSIELSNSESEKKTLKKEVERLMML; the protein is encoded by the coding sequence TTGGAAAAAGAGCATTCTAAAGAACTTTTACCTCATTTATTCCGACAGGAACATGCCAAAATGATTGCCGTATTGTGCAGTCATTTTGGTTTAAGGCATATTGAGTTAGCAGAAGATTTTGTAAGTGATACTTTTTTGAAAGCTTCTGAACTTTGGGCGATTGAGGGAATACCTGAAAACCCTACAGCTTGGTTGTACACTGTTGCCAAGAATAAAACCAGAGATTACTTTAAGCATCTATCAGTTTTTGAATCAAAAATTACGCATGAATTTTCGACCAGAGAAATCACTTACTTTCAGGAAATTGAGATTGATAACTCTACCATTACAGATAGCCAACTAGCAATGATTTTTGCTGTTTGCAATCCCATAAATTCTAAAGAATCGCAAATTTGTTTGGCATTACAAATTTTGTGTGGGTTTAGTGTAGAAGAAATCTCAAATGCCTTTTTGGTTCCGAAAGAAACTATTAAAAAGAGATTGTTTAGAGCTAGAAAGAACCTTCGAATTGATCAATTCAAAATTACGCAATTGGATGAAAAAGCTATTCTGGAAAGATATGATGTAGTTCTAAAAACTTTGTATTTACTTTTTAATGAAGGTTATTATTCCAAATCTGGCAATCATCTCATTAGAAAAGAACTATGTTTGGAAGCACTAAGATTGGCATTGCTTTTAAATCAGAATACACTAACAGATTCTCTACAATTAAATGCTTTAATTGCCCTAATGTGTTTCCAAAGTTCGAGGCTCGAAGCCAGAACCGATCAGTTTGGTGATAGTATTTTATATGAAAACCAGAATCGTGCTTTGTGGGATAAAGCTCTCATTGATAAGGGAAATTATTTTCTGGTAAATGCTTGTGGAAATAAAGATAGCGAAAAGGTTTCTAAATACCATTTGGAAGCGGGAATTGCCTATTGGCATACGTCAAACGATAAGCATAAATGGCAACATATTCTTCATTTTTACAATCAGCTTTTGGTTATGGAGTATTCACCAGCAGCGGCTTTAAATCGCACATTTGCTCTAGCAAAAGTTTATGGAAATAAAAAAGCAGTTGAAGAAACCAGTAAATTAGGATTAGAAAATAACAGCTATTTCCATGCGCTGTGTGGTTATTTATATGCAGAAGTAGATATTGCTCAAGCAATTAATCACTATACTAAGTCTATCGAGCTTTCAAACTCAGAATCGGAAAAGAAGACTTTGAAAAAAGAAGTGGAAAGGTTAATGATGCTTTAG